In Rhizobium binae, one genomic interval encodes:
- a CDS encoding UPF0262 family protein: protein MTDSRFQLFDVSLDGSLQSARAHIERERAIAVHDLLEDSSFIPVGHDGGPYRLNLTLADAKLAFHIVTENGTPVVSHHLSLNAFRRILKDYTLICDSHYDAFKCAGAAKFEAIDMGRRAIHDEASELLKERLASKIAIDVDTARRLFTLIYVLLMRNTSDGARLM, encoded by the coding sequence ATGACAGACAGCCGGTTTCAACTTTTCGATGTCTCGCTGGATGGGTCTTTACAGAGCGCCCGCGCGCACATCGAACGCGAGCGCGCAATCGCCGTCCACGACCTCTTGGAGGACAGCAGCTTCATCCCCGTCGGTCACGACGGAGGTCCCTATCGTCTTAACCTGACATTGGCGGACGCAAAGCTGGCCTTCCATATCGTCACGGAGAATGGAACGCCTGTGGTCAGTCACCATCTGTCGCTCAACGCGTTCCGACGGATCCTCAAGGATTATACCCTGATCTGCGATAGTCACTACGACGCCTTCAAGTGTGCGGGAGCTGCCAAATTCGAAGCGATCGACATGGGCCGACGCGCAATTCACGACGAAGCGTCCGAGCTCCTGAAGGAGCGCCTCGCCTCGAAGATTGCGATAGATGTCGACACCGCCCGTCGGCTGTTCACCCTTATTTACGTTCTGCTCATGC
- a CDS encoding site-specific integrase → MPVNLVPSSLPKTMTGLVCVGPFGIPRFWATIWSDVLKTSLRPSTRRQHLAALDRLYEAVQRQRGSDCLDRLIADADANALEDCLMGFLAQLRNEAAVAGVDKTSTWKSAVSFVTDMLRIAGDASGIRASDMEAKLLRLDTLYRQLAPNPKPPAPPIRALPPIVVEDLYEIFNPDSPRDPFKTEALRWRNLLIFMLLLRLGLRRGEAALLHTSSFKEDFDPVGGKTVHWLDVDETDDDDPRYERPGLKTATSRRHLPLPQEIVGLVVHYNSNYRGRVHYPHLLISQKAQPLSLRSFGKMFDVVTASLSSDAINSLKKQGLDGVSCHDLRHTAATVRMKRYQDSGLDFDKAQEKLRVFFGWSKTSNMPRLYARAYFETSLAEVWDEKFDHFVDALRRTVPEAVR, encoded by the coding sequence TTGCCGGTCAATCTCGTTCCTTCTTCACTTCCAAAGACGATGACCGGATTGGTCTGCGTCGGTCCTTTCGGCATTCCACGTTTCTGGGCCACGATCTGGAGCGATGTCCTGAAGACGTCCTTAAGGCCGTCGACACGCCGCCAGCATCTTGCCGCTTTGGACCGGCTCTATGAAGCGGTTCAGCGCCAGCGTGGCAGCGACTGCCTCGATCGTCTGATCGCCGACGCCGATGCCAACGCGCTCGAAGACTGCTTGATGGGCTTCCTAGCACAGCTCCGCAACGAGGCCGCCGTCGCTGGGGTCGATAAGACCTCCACCTGGAAGTCTGCCGTCAGCTTCGTGACCGATATGCTGCGAATTGCCGGAGATGCATCTGGTATTCGCGCTTCCGACATGGAGGCCAAGCTTCTCAGGCTCGACACGCTATATCGGCAACTCGCGCCGAACCCTAAGCCACCAGCTCCGCCGATCCGTGCGCTGCCACCGATTGTGGTCGAGGATTTGTACGAAATCTTCAATCCGGATTCGCCGCGCGATCCATTCAAGACAGAGGCCTTGCGCTGGCGGAACCTGCTGATCTTCATGCTGCTATTACGTCTGGGTTTACGTCGTGGCGAGGCGGCGCTCCTGCATACCAGCTCCTTCAAGGAGGACTTCGATCCGGTTGGCGGAAAGACGGTTCATTGGCTGGATGTGGACGAAACTGACGATGATGACCCCCGCTACGAACGGCCCGGCCTCAAAACGGCGACGTCGCGTCGGCACCTTCCGCTGCCGCAGGAGATCGTTGGACTTGTTGTGCATTACAACAGCAATTACCGCGGTCGCGTGCATTATCCGCATCTCTTGATATCGCAAAAAGCCCAGCCCCTGTCGTTGCGCTCCTTTGGGAAGATGTTCGACGTTGTAACCGCCTCGCTCTCGAGCGACGCCATAAACTCACTAAAGAAGCAAGGGCTAGATGGCGTTAGCTGTCACGACCTGAGACATACCGCGGCCACCGTACGCATGAAGCGCTATCAGGATTCCGGTCTTGATTTCGATAAGGCGCAGGAGAAGCTGCGAGTGTTCTTCGGCTGGTCGAAGACATCCAATATGCCCCGCCTCTATGCCAGGGCCTACTTCGAGACCAGTCTTGCGGAGGTCTGGGACGAGAAGTTCGACCACTTTGTCGACGCCCTGAGGCGCACCGTTCCGGAGGCAGTTCGTTGA